A region from the Actinoplanes sp. OR16 genome encodes:
- a CDS encoding amino acid ABC transporter permease yields the protein MDIFSDPGFQTGFLWIIKLTAASTVGALVLGVLLAAMRVSPVPVLRGFGAAWVNVFRNTPLTLIIFFCYFGLYAVLGFTVSDDLNLNNYWLGVIGLSVYTAAFVCEAIRSGINTVPPGQAEAARAIGMSFRQTLTIVILPQAARAVIAPLGSIFIALAKNSTIVGTIGVMEASSAMKDLININGDRVLLVFAIFAGTFAAVLIPTGYGFGWLANRLAVKR from the coding sequence ATGGACATCTTCTCCGATCCGGGTTTCCAGACCGGATTCCTCTGGATCATCAAGCTCACCGCGGCCTCCACGGTCGGGGCCCTGGTGCTCGGTGTCCTGCTGGCCGCGATGCGTGTCTCGCCGGTACCGGTGCTGCGCGGATTCGGCGCGGCGTGGGTGAACGTCTTCCGGAACACCCCGCTCACCCTGATCATCTTCTTCTGCTACTTCGGCCTCTACGCCGTGCTCGGGTTCACCGTCTCGGACGATCTGAACCTGAACAACTACTGGCTCGGTGTGATCGGCCTGTCGGTCTACACCGCGGCGTTCGTCTGTGAGGCGATCCGGTCCGGCATCAACACGGTGCCGCCGGGGCAGGCCGAGGCCGCCCGCGCGATCGGGATGAGCTTCCGGCAGACCTTGACGATCGTGATCCTGCCGCAGGCGGCGCGGGCCGTGATCGCCCCGCTGGGCAGCATCTTCATCGCTCTCGCGAAGAACTCCACGATCGTCGGCACGATCGGCGTCATGGAGGCGTCGAGCGCGATGAAGGACCTCATCAACATCAACGGTGACCGGGTTCTGCTGGTCTTCGCGATCTTCGCCGGCACCTTCGCCGCGGTCCTGATCCCCACCGGGTACGGCTTCGGCTGGCTCGCCAACCGTCTGGCGGTGAAGCGATGA
- a CDS encoding amino acid ABC transporter permease: protein MSSTDAVLYDHPGPRAKRRNLILTVLFGIGLLALLYWIYAKFDEKGQWAASLWKPFLESSTWTDYIVPGLKNTLAAAAVAMVLALVFGIVFSVGRLSDHKWVSIPAGAVVEFFRAVPLLIMMFFIFFGVPFLTQQPMSAFWAVVISLTLYNGSVLAEAFRAGIIAVPRGQSEAAYALGMRKNQVMREILIPQAARAMLPVIVSQMVVLLKDTALGYIISYSELLQMGVNNVAANFGNVVQAAIVVAIIFIIVNSSLTALAGWLERRTRRAGKAPRAAGPAPAGLVEAGDAV, encoded by the coding sequence ATGAGCAGCACCGACGCCGTGCTCTACGACCACCCGGGCCCCCGGGCCAAGCGCCGGAACCTCATCCTCACCGTTCTCTTCGGCATCGGGCTCCTCGCGCTGCTGTACTGGATCTACGCGAAGTTCGACGAGAAGGGCCAGTGGGCGGCGTCGCTCTGGAAGCCGTTCCTGGAGAGCAGCACCTGGACCGACTACATCGTGCCCGGCCTGAAGAACACCCTGGCCGCCGCGGCGGTGGCCATGGTCCTGGCCCTCGTGTTCGGCATCGTCTTCTCGGTGGGCCGGCTCTCCGATCACAAGTGGGTGAGCATCCCGGCCGGGGCGGTGGTGGAGTTCTTCCGCGCCGTACCCCTGCTGATCATGATGTTCTTCATCTTCTTCGGCGTGCCGTTCCTCACCCAGCAACCCATGTCGGCCTTCTGGGCCGTCGTGATCAGCCTGACCCTCTACAACGGGTCGGTGCTGGCGGAGGCGTTCCGGGCCGGCATCATCGCGGTGCCGCGCGGGCAGAGCGAGGCGGCCTACGCGCTCGGCATGCGCAAGAACCAGGTGATGCGGGAGATCCTCATCCCGCAGGCGGCTCGCGCGATGCTCCCGGTGATCGTCAGCCAGATGGTCGTTCTGCTGAAGGACACCGCCCTCGGCTACATCATCTCCTACAGCGAACTGCTCCAGATGGGCGTCAACAACGTCGCCGCCAACTTCGGCAACGTCGTTCAGGCGGCGATCGTCGTGGCGATCATCTTCATCATCGTGAACTCTTCGCTGACCGCGCTGGCGGGCTGGCTGGAGCGGCGGACCCGCCGGGCCGGCAAGGCGCCACGAGCAGCCGGTCCCGCGCCTGCCGGGCTCGTCGAGGCCGGCGACGCCGTGTGA
- the rny gene encoding ribonuclease Y, producing the protein MTPLDWVLVIAVIVLAASVIAGLVLGARALRQMQSERHDAHERQEQEVGAAQAKVADANAKAATVRAETAAAKAEAGAARAEARRVLEAAHSEADTILEHAHRQAEADAEQLRTQARRSGEREIALLNATAKEQAAEVERRAARIDERERLHAEEVERLVERERRLATLESDLTSREATLTKREAEIAKVEETKRRELERIAALTAETARAELIESIEGQAKREAAILIRDIEIEAKNTADTRARHIVVDAIQRIASEQTAESVVSVLHLPSDEMKGRIIGREGRNIRAFESTTGVNLIIDDTPEAVLLSCFDPVRREVGRLTLEKLVLDGRIHPHRIEEVFDSAKNEVDVLCDRAAEEALVDVGITNIHPELVKLVGRLRYRTSYGQNVLKHLVETAHIAGIMAAELGLDVPTMKRAAFLHDIGKALTHEVEGSHALIGADLARKYGEHEDVVHAIEAHHNEVPPQTIEAVLTQAADACSGGRPGARRESLEAYVKRLERIEEIAGGKVGVEKVFAMQAGREIRVMVRPDDIDDIGAAVLARDVAKQIEEELTYPGQIRVTVVRESRVTELAR; encoded by the coding sequence ATGACCCCCCTGGACTGGGTGCTCGTGATTGCTGTCATCGTGCTCGCCGCATCGGTGATAGCCGGGCTCGTCCTCGGGGCGCGTGCGCTGCGTCAGATGCAGTCCGAACGCCATGACGCCCACGAACGTCAGGAGCAGGAGGTCGGCGCCGCGCAGGCGAAGGTGGCCGACGCCAACGCGAAGGCAGCGACCGTACGGGCGGAGACCGCAGCCGCGAAGGCGGAGGCCGGGGCTGCGAGGGCCGAGGCCCGGCGGGTGCTGGAGGCGGCGCACAGCGAGGCCGACACGATCCTGGAGCACGCGCACCGGCAGGCCGAGGCCGACGCCGAGCAGCTGCGGACCCAGGCCCGCCGGTCGGGGGAGCGGGAGATCGCCCTGCTCAACGCCACGGCGAAGGAGCAGGCCGCCGAGGTGGAGCGCCGGGCCGCCCGGATCGACGAGCGGGAGCGGCTGCATGCCGAGGAGGTGGAGCGCCTCGTCGAGCGGGAGCGCCGCCTGGCCACGCTGGAGAGTGATCTGACCAGCAGGGAGGCGACTCTCACCAAGCGTGAGGCGGAGATCGCCAAGGTGGAGGAGACGAAGCGCCGCGAGCTGGAGCGGATCGCCGCGCTGACCGCGGAGACCGCGAGGGCCGAGCTGATCGAGTCGATCGAGGGGCAGGCGAAGCGCGAGGCGGCGATCCTGATCCGCGACATCGAGATCGAGGCGAAGAACACCGCCGACACCCGGGCCCGGCACATCGTCGTCGACGCCATCCAGCGGATCGCCAGTGAGCAGACCGCGGAGAGCGTGGTCAGCGTGCTGCATCTGCCGAGTGACGAGATGAAGGGCCGGATCATCGGCCGTGAGGGCCGCAACATCCGGGCGTTCGAGTCGACCACCGGGGTCAACCTGATCATCGACGACACCCCGGAGGCGGTGCTGCTCTCCTGCTTCGACCCGGTGCGCCGGGAGGTGGGCCGCCTGACCTTGGAGAAGCTGGTCCTGGACGGCCGGATCCACCCGCACCGGATCGAGGAGGTCTTCGACAGCGCCAAGAACGAGGTGGACGTCCTCTGCGACCGGGCCGCCGAGGAGGCGCTCGTCGACGTCGGTATCACGAACATCCACCCGGAGCTGGTGAAGCTCGTGGGCCGGCTGCGTTACCGCACCAGCTACGGGCAGAACGTCCTGAAGCATCTCGTCGAGACCGCCCACATCGCCGGGATCATGGCGGCCGAGCTGGGTCTGGACGTGCCGACGATGAAGCGGGCCGCGTTCCTGCACGACATCGGCAAGGCGCTCACCCACGAGGTGGAGGGCAGTCACGCCCTGATCGGCGCGGATCTGGCCCGCAAGTACGGCGAGCACGAGGACGTCGTGCACGCTATCGAAGCGCATCACAACGAGGTGCCGCCGCAGACCATCGAGGCCGTGCTGACGCAGGCGGCCGACGCGTGTTCCGGGGGGCGGCCGGGTGCCCGGCGGGAGAGCCTGGAGGCGTACGTCAAACGCCTGGAGCGCATCGAGGAGATCGCCGGCGGCAAGGTCGGCGTGGAGAAGGTCTTCGCCATGCAGGCCGGTCGTGAGATCCGGGTCATGGTGCGCCCGGACGACATCGACGACATCGGCGCGGCGGTCCTGGCCCGCGACGTGGCGAAGCAGATCGAGGAGGAGCTGACCTACCCGGGCCAGATCCGCGTCACGGTCGTCAGAGAATCCCGCGTCACGGAGCTGGCCCGGTAG
- the recA gene encoding recombinase RecA has protein sequence MAGQDREKALELALAQIDKQFGKGSVMRLGERPVVQTAVIPTSSIALDVALGVGGLPRGRVIEVYGPESSGKTTVALHAVANAQKAGGIAAFIDAEHALDPDYARALGVDTDALLISQPDTGEQALEIADMLIRSGALDIIVIDSVAALVPRAEIEGEMGDSHVGLQARLMSQALRKITGILSNSGTTAIFINQLREKIGVMFGSPETTTGGRALKFYASVRLDVRRIESLKDGTDVVGNRTRVKVVKNKVAAPFKQAEFDIMYGKGISREGSLIDVGVEQSIIRKSGAWYTYDGDQLGQGKEKAREFLKENPDVAAEIEKKILEKLGVGQTTGDAAGGPELPPVDF, from the coding sequence ATGGCAGGACAGGATCGGGAAAAGGCGCTCGAACTGGCGCTGGCACAGATCGACAAGCAGTTCGGCAAGGGGTCCGTGATGCGGCTCGGGGAGCGGCCGGTCGTGCAGACCGCCGTGATCCCGACGAGCTCCATCGCGCTCGACGTGGCGCTCGGCGTCGGCGGCCTTCCGCGGGGCCGCGTCATCGAGGTCTACGGTCCCGAGTCCAGCGGTAAGACGACGGTCGCCCTGCACGCCGTGGCGAACGCGCAGAAGGCCGGCGGCATCGCGGCGTTCATCGACGCCGAGCACGCCCTCGACCCGGATTACGCCCGGGCTCTCGGCGTCGACACCGACGCCCTGCTGATCTCCCAGCCCGACACCGGTGAGCAGGCCCTCGAGATCGCGGACATGCTGATCCGCTCGGGTGCGCTCGACATCATCGTCATCGACTCGGTGGCCGCCCTCGTGCCGCGTGCCGAGATCGAGGGTGAGATGGGTGACAGCCACGTCGGCCTCCAGGCCCGTCTGATGAGCCAGGCCCTCCGCAAGATCACCGGCATCCTGAGCAACTCCGGGACGACCGCGATCTTCATCAACCAGCTCCGCGAGAAGATCGGCGTGATGTTCGGCTCGCCCGAGACCACGACCGGTGGCCGCGCGCTGAAGTTCTACGCGTCCGTCCGTCTCGACGTGCGCCGCATCGAGAGCCTGAAGGACGGCACCGACGTCGTCGGCAACCGGACCCGGGTCAAGGTCGTGAAGAACAAGGTGGCCGCGCCGTTCAAGCAGGCCGAGTTCGACATCATGTACGGCAAGGGCATCTCCCGTGAGGGCTCGCTCATCGACGTCGGTGTCGAGCAGAGCATCATCCGCAAGTCCGGCGCTTGGTACACGTACGACGGCGACCAGCTCGGCCAGGGCAAGGAGAAGGCGCGGGAGTTCCTCAAGGAGAACCCCGACGTCGCCGCCGAGATCGAGAAGAAGATCCTGGAGAAGCTCGGCGTGGGCCAGACCACCGGCGACGCCGCGGGCGGCCCCGAGCTGCCGCCGGTCGACTTCTGA
- a CDS encoding DUF3046 domain-containing protein: MRLTEFWRRLEESFGASYARSIATDQAFSALGGRTIEEAITQGVETATIWRAVVAAYPDRVPSRLH; the protein is encoded by the coding sequence GTGCGGTTGACGGAATTCTGGAGACGGCTCGAGGAGTCGTTCGGCGCCTCTTATGCCCGAAGTATCGCGACGGACCAAGCCTTCTCGGCGCTCGGAGGAAGGACGATCGAGGAGGCCATCACTCAGGGTGTCGAAACGGCCACCATCTGGCGGGCGGTGGTCGCCGCGTACCCCGATCGGGTGCCTTCTCGCCTGCACTGA
- a CDS encoding UdgX family uracil-DNA binding protein (This protein belongs to the uracil DNA glycosylase superfamily, members of which act in excision repair of DNA. However, it belongs more specifically to UdgX branch, whose founding member was found to bind uracil in DNA (where it does not belong), without cleaving it, appears to promote DNA repair by a pathway involving RecA, rather than base excision.) → MASTDSPPGAQQWVPERPRSIAELKDAAAGCQGCELFEPATQTVFGRGAEQARIVFVGEQPGDVEDQRGLPFVGPAGRLLREAVDDAGIDPAELYITNAVKHFRFELRGSRRIHQTPGPAHITACRPWLVAEFGQLRPELVVVLGATAAKALLGPSFRVTRSRGQLMPWPASAEHPEDFPVAEIQVLATIHPSAVLRADNRDVAYQGLVDDLKVAATV, encoded by the coding sequence ATGGCATCGACCGATTCGCCGCCCGGAGCCCAGCAGTGGGTGCCGGAGCGCCCCCGGAGCATCGCCGAGCTGAAGGACGCGGCCGCCGGCTGCCAGGGCTGTGAGCTCTTCGAGCCGGCGACCCAGACCGTCTTCGGCCGCGGCGCCGAGCAGGCCCGGATCGTCTTCGTCGGCGAGCAGCCCGGCGACGTCGAGGACCAGCGCGGCCTGCCGTTCGTCGGCCCGGCCGGCCGGCTGCTGCGCGAGGCAGTCGACGACGCCGGCATCGACCCGGCCGAGCTCTACATCACCAACGCGGTGAAGCACTTCCGGTTCGAGCTGCGGGGCAGTCGGCGCATCCACCAGACGCCCGGCCCGGCGCACATCACCGCCTGCCGGCCCTGGCTGGTGGCCGAGTTCGGGCAGCTGCGGCCGGAGCTCGTGGTGGTGCTGGGCGCGACCGCGGCCAAGGCGCTGCTCGGCCCGTCGTTCCGGGTGACCCGGTCGCGCGGGCAGCTGATGCCGTGGCCCGCCTCGGCCGAGCACCCGGAGGACTTCCCGGTCGCGGAGATCCAGGTGCTCGCGACGATCCACCCGTCGGCGGTGCTGAGGGCCGACAATCGTGATGTCGCTTACCAGGGACTGGTCGACGATCTGAAGGTGGCCGCGACCGTCTGA
- a CDS encoding aminotransferase class I/II-fold pyridoxal phosphate-dependent enzyme, with amino-acid sequence MAEQYQVEGESAAEISASIEAGVLRGDWVSGAALPPVRVLAGSLHVSPATVAKAYQELRQRGVIETEGRRGTRVRSRPSVAILRADLAPPIPAGVRDLSAGEPDVRLLPALGPALAAVASETGRPQGYASAVTMPELIEAARPRLLAEGVPVAGAAIAVTAGALDSIERLLGAHLRPGDPVAIEDPGWGGLIDLLAALGMRPLPVALDREGMDPAALEEALRSGARAVVVTVRAQNPTGAAVSEPRAAALRELLGRHPDVLVIEDDHAAELADLPPHCVGPVTRSWGFVRSASKPFGPDLRIAVLAGDETTVARVVGRMRIGMGWVSTITQRLLLRLWRDPQVTELVAEAARSYASRRGALLSALLAQGVPAFGETGINVWVPVRDEAQAVAALRDAGFAVAPGSLFRIRSAPGIRITVSSLSAEEIPVLAAAVAVAVRVAGSAAPIR; translated from the coding sequence GTGGCAGAACAATATCAGGTCGAGGGTGAGAGCGCCGCCGAGATTTCGGCCAGCATCGAAGCGGGCGTTCTGCGCGGCGACTGGGTCTCCGGCGCGGCCCTCCCGCCGGTGCGGGTCCTGGCCGGATCGCTGCACGTCAGCCCCGCCACGGTGGCGAAGGCCTATCAGGAGCTGCGCCAGCGCGGTGTGATCGAGACGGAGGGCAGGCGGGGCACCCGGGTCCGGTCCCGGCCGTCGGTCGCGATCCTCCGGGCCGACCTCGCGCCGCCGATCCCGGCCGGTGTCCGTGACCTCTCGGCCGGCGAGCCCGACGTGCGCCTGCTCCCTGCGCTCGGCCCGGCGCTGGCCGCTGTCGCCTCCGAGACCGGCCGGCCGCAGGGCTATGCGTCGGCCGTGACCATGCCGGAGCTGATCGAGGCGGCCCGGCCACGGCTGCTGGCCGAGGGCGTGCCGGTCGCCGGTGCCGCGATCGCCGTCACCGCCGGCGCTCTCGACTCGATCGAGCGGCTGCTCGGCGCCCATCTGCGGCCCGGTGACCCGGTCGCGATCGAGGACCCGGGCTGGGGTGGCCTGATCGACCTGCTCGCCGCGCTGGGCATGCGCCCGCTCCCGGTCGCCCTCGATCGGGAAGGCATGGACCCGGCCGCTCTCGAGGAGGCGCTGCGATCCGGCGCCCGGGCCGTCGTCGTCACGGTCCGCGCGCAGAACCCGACCGGCGCCGCCGTCTCCGAGCCCCGCGCCGCCGCGCTGCGCGAGCTGCTCGGCCGCCATCCCGACGTGCTGGTCATCGAGGACGACCACGCCGCCGAGCTGGCCGACCTGCCGCCGCACTGCGTCGGCCCGGTGACCCGGTCCTGGGGTTTCGTCCGGTCCGCCTCCAAGCCGTTCGGCCCCGATCTGCGGATCGCGGTGCTGGCCGGCGACGAGACGACGGTGGCCCGGGTGGTCGGCCGGATGCGGATCGGGATGGGCTGGGTCTCCACGATCACCCAGCGGCTGCTGCTGCGGCTCTGGCGTGATCCCCAGGTCACCGAGCTGGTGGCCGAGGCGGCGCGTTCCTATGCCTCCCGGCGCGGCGCTCTGCTGTCCGCTCTGCTCGCGCAGGGCGTTCCCGCCTTCGGCGAGACCGGGATCAACGTCTGGGTCCCGGTCCGCGACGAGGCGCAGGCGGTGGCGGCGCTTCGCGATGCGGGGTTCGCAGTGGCGCCCGGTTCCCTGTTCCGGATCCGCTCGGCCCCCGGGATCCGGATCACCGTCAGCTCGCTGTCGGCCGAGGAGATCCCGGTTCTGGCCGCCGCGGTGGCCGTCGCCGTCCGGGTGGCGGGTTCGGCGGCGCCGATCCGCTGA
- a CDS encoding bifunctional pyridoxamine 5'-phosphate oxidase family protein/GNAT family N-acetyltransferase produces MTDLYTPTERTTPLRDRKKMRYDRESAHAILDEAFDCAVGFVVGGEPRVLPNLHVRIGDTLYLHGSTGGRTGLTARGEGVPLCVSVTLLDGIVYARSQFNHSANYRSVVVHGTARLVTDESEKAEVLTAMADKVGAGRSADSRPGDKRELAQTSVLALPLVEVSVRVRSGGVIDEPEDMDLPYWAGILPLRTVAGPPVTEPGVSQAPPAYLPGGPSSWATPVVLEGRHVRLEPLAPSHAADLFTSLDDADVWRHMPNARPAGPEGVAAVITTLLDGQWRGHRSAWAQIDPATGQAIGITTYHDIDADLKAVAIGHTMLGRKWWRTGVNTEAKLLLLERAFDVLGAERVFWYTDILNERSQQAIARLGASRDGVLRRHRPRPDGTWRDTVIFAMTADEWPAAAQRLRDRLAAGVREA; encoded by the coding sequence ATGACCGACCTCTACACCCCGACCGAGCGCACCACGCCTCTCCGCGACCGCAAGAAGATGCGGTATGACCGGGAGAGCGCGCACGCCATCCTCGACGAGGCGTTCGACTGTGCGGTCGGGTTCGTGGTCGGCGGCGAGCCCCGCGTGCTGCCCAACCTGCACGTCCGGATCGGCGACACGCTCTATCTGCACGGCTCCACCGGCGGGCGGACCGGCCTGACGGCCCGCGGCGAGGGTGTCCCGCTCTGCGTCTCGGTGACCCTGCTCGACGGCATCGTCTACGCGCGCTCCCAGTTCAACCACAGCGCCAACTACCGCTCGGTCGTCGTGCACGGCACCGCCCGCCTGGTCACCGACGAGTCGGAGAAGGCGGAGGTGCTGACCGCCATGGCCGACAAGGTGGGCGCGGGCCGGTCCGCCGACAGCCGCCCGGGCGACAAGCGCGAGCTCGCACAGACCAGCGTCCTGGCGCTGCCCCTGGTGGAGGTCTCGGTCCGGGTCCGGTCGGGTGGGGTCATCGACGAGCCGGAGGACATGGACCTTCCCTATTGGGCGGGGATTCTTCCTCTTCGTACGGTGGCCGGCCCACCGGTGACGGAGCCGGGCGTGAGCCAGGCGCCGCCGGCCTATCTTCCGGGCGGACCCTCGTCGTGGGCCACTCCTGTCGTGCTCGAAGGGCGGCACGTCCGGCTCGAACCGCTGGCGCCGTCGCACGCGGCCGACCTGTTCACGTCCCTCGACGACGCCGACGTGTGGCGGCACATGCCGAATGCGCGACCGGCCGGGCCGGAGGGCGTCGCCGCGGTCATCACGACCCTGCTCGACGGGCAGTGGCGGGGCCACCGGTCCGCCTGGGCGCAGATCGATCCGGCGACCGGCCAGGCGATCGGCATCACGACATACCACGACATCGACGCCGATCTGAAAGCCGTCGCGATCGGTCACACCATGCTGGGCCGCAAGTGGTGGCGCACCGGCGTCAACACCGAGGCGAAGCTGCTGCTGCTGGAGCGGGCGTTCGACGTGCTCGGCGCGGAGCGCGTCTTCTGGTACACGGACATTCTCAACGAGCGCTCCCAGCAGGCGATCGCCCGCCTCGGCGCCAGCCGTGACGGCGTGCTCCGGCGGCACCGCCCGCGACCGGACGGGACCTGGCGCGACACCGTGATCTTCGCGATGACAGCGGACGAGTGGCCCGCCGCGGCGCAGCGCCTGCGGGACCGTCTGGCGGCTGGAGTTCGAGAGGCATGA
- the leuE gene encoding leucine efflux protein LeuE, producing MTVLGITDFWTYVLGVVAIILLPGPNSIFVLTVGARRGVRAGYLAASGVFLGDAVLMILSATGVASLLKTYPAVFMVLKYAGGAYLAYVGVNIIRSAWKRWRDRADAAPLAESMAEEPPGMRSPFRRAAVISLLNPKAILFFISFFIQFVQPGYAHPELSFLVLGAVVQFFSLLYLSALIFGGRFLAGQFRARRRLAAGAATGVGALFVGFGIKLATASAG from the coding sequence ATGACAGTGCTGGGCATCACCGACTTCTGGACCTACGTGCTCGGCGTGGTGGCGATCATCCTGCTGCCCGGGCCGAACTCGATCTTCGTGCTGACGGTCGGGGCACGACGCGGGGTGCGCGCCGGATACCTCGCCGCGAGCGGGGTGTTCCTCGGCGACGCGGTACTGATGATCCTTTCGGCTACGGGCGTCGCCTCGTTGCTCAAGACGTACCCGGCCGTCTTCATGGTCTTGAAGTACGCCGGCGGCGCCTATCTGGCCTACGTCGGCGTCAACATCATCCGCAGCGCCTGGAAGCGGTGGCGCGACCGGGCCGATGCCGCGCCGCTCGCCGAGTCGATGGCGGAGGAGCCGCCCGGGATGCGGAGCCCGTTCCGGCGCGCGGCCGTGATCAGCCTGCTCAACCCGAAGGCGATCCTCTTCTTCATTTCGTTCTTCATCCAGTTCGTGCAGCCGGGCTACGCGCATCCGGAGCTGTCGTTCCTGGTGCTCGGCGCGGTCGTGCAGTTCTTCAGCCTGCTCTATCTGAGCGCGCTGATCTTCGGGGGCCGCTTCCTGGCGGGGCAGTTCCGGGCGCGGCGGCGGCTCGCGGCCGGGGCGGCTACCGGGGTGGGGGCGCTCTTCGTGGGGTTCGGGATCAAGTTGGCTACGGCTAGCGCTGGCTGA